In a single window of the Esox lucius isolate fEsoLuc1 chromosome 22, fEsoLuc1.pri, whole genome shotgun sequence genome:
- the pcnt gene encoding pericentrin isoform X6 has translation MSGGTQLYGRRQAAGQLCQLQYAAPTLWVDPENQTCPSLQLQWQDNTLSVSGAASECGSERLSESSERQAEEVSDLGKELLIQQCGDLREELALREKEKEVLVEEVKRSAEELEDARARWSQVSEELQEAHWELEEEREKRRRAEEVVSLKTHEEDNLKNKLSTLLEEREKEMERLIPSPLLEEGGTLVPSLDEEIKQLKEEKSLLLSRLKEQEELLSSFRTVKKNDTEKDLELKEIDDEEKCVLLSRLRQQEQLVSSLQEVKQAGDSVSSEVHALFGRQLQSLQAHRDQLLNLLEDTKARHKTTTALLGQKTLELDTALKEMGRVQKEVKTARQEAEENERRMEKMAREKMEVESELLCLRQNLCNLEESHAQGVREREEGRMREDEMDKTMRKMEDLIGEELEEFQRQLIAKEEEMEEEREKWEVERQEKDEEVQGVRRLLEEQRREREEEVKALLEQQVRAVEEAKESMRRCHSEEVLDLQEKHQEEMSELSRRLERELYEQRTAMEEEQKKQISLIKQVNEREYQRMVSELMSQQREELSRLKAELSGEQTESMEAAHQAELLQTQSQQSLELEALRLSLTNLHTAQLELTQANLQREREASLSELQASLREKWAQEKAVLQARQQFEVERLTVEGEERSRREQQEHQRNMDSLRQECESRASQERAVLEERHAAEIETLRSQWQQESEEKHLELKTRLSEAQALVSSTQEALTQAGADLSHARASLEELQVSGQKEIQRLEEELSQAWADRDAAARAVEDLVTSHRVVLQEREEHIRHLQQELGCLQGEQVTLRQACDQEVSQLWAQLDNMRTSRQELGELKEQLLARSTRVNDIERLKAEFNQQRREIKEQNEVELENLRRYFEQRLRVTEESYREEIALLQLRLVEGALEDSVLQTQDASFLSEGRGEEERNNVLAEITAKLEKHKEEFDCLRVQLEERHTQELSRLRSSLSLSHREELLQVRSDLTDRYYSDLQELKTRHAVETEQLRAKLSDSHVRELTRVRLEAARQVEVEVEQRVWGLSEELQTRMTVIQNLETQLADLADTHALELHSHTLKLKQSFAEELAKTLAEELKEERERLMKDMTLMREEEVQRLRQDLQEQEGAHVSALRAEMEKRMEDERRALEKRMEDERRALEKRMEDERRALEKGMEEAREALRSLQASLDNDQNPHAVAVRQKLEAQYEAELTRAKSSMAAEVKEVTALLQEQGDNRLRQAQDRFQEEREELEQRLAQQGEVPLGQLREEHTASIELLRTTLMTNHTHEMETLQTNHKAELDSLLACHKAELDAMAMELAIKHKEELVVLETSLESKRKAELDRLEAVLQETSQAQLEAQEAELEHRHREERDELEVRMLGNMDTLEATYLREIQALRDEKAALEVEHRQEMERERSRLEQERLEQQSVREELKRELAQLHMEKFSAMATELSHVQQNELSVQKEALQAEHHRALEALQNKVLELEQQHSNALAKLSHTYDSETQQLNTQYQQQLQELKSTSTRELQACRRELEEESSRQRLHFLEEVELLKAQAEETFQQKTSQLKAEFEQQKEAELKEQRQAFTTEQEHKEQSYVDKMSQLTTQLLQLDSVVSQLRDEVGSLQGELEGKRSEMETLDTLLQRRERESQEGGNLVHMLTEDLHAAQEERHSLHSANERLRKILVEVVLSTMAMEELIGRRVKASVGVRCEGDRPGEETTNQETGVTIADLSSGDLDLSQRVCESLLLAESQTHSGVEDAALGACSRLRHSVDTLLELLTHAKTQLEESCSVHLSLEEKFSQGRSDSSQMLLQHQLLLDQLDQEAGLKSKLQLELHKAEGLLDGYVAEKAALEECLQQKEAQEERLVEELEGLRAQLHQMEGLRAQLENLKVQLLELREENTLLLRQKEHLTAGLGETEKGLLAEAERLAEERLSVQLQADKDRSSLSQRLRALETELEEQESQGLTAEQRHRALSEDLQQRVQALEKQLKHNRQFIDEQAVEREHERDEFQQEIRRLEAQLKQPSRHLTGDNQGQRIEDLVLQVESLQALIRDKTEDHASLLATNQQAQFEVAERNEEIDKLAGRIRELEQALLCSSESSRAVTQLEQELGRARQREKELIQDKESLQQQQLSNRLQISALQSKLDETRHRYQDNNNPDAPDPVQHLRDTLDTAQEHLRDKEQQVSLLVGQLEETQRDLTIKEAELKHLTLQLELLTNQHATTVTELKDRVAALQETVSTLTYRLEERAMEGERDEEKREESLPSALLEEKNAEIDHLTQEIHRLEQELQTTRDSREAETEIEDLRSQVEHLRSDIIRVRQDKQEEEERLHEVISTLQAELNTLGPVYNEVSDLSQEGDSVNPSPAPSPEPAHHLEYPQRERGGKGDSLKQEMRLLRSSSSRSLHSRVEVLQGQLEMVMGEKEAMERLLLSQEEEYRGHEEEIGRRLREERERADEVKRGLTLRQAELEEVVAQKEELEARNAAMEEERGRSQALAQETSSLQREKDRLEVLVRELTSREEEREKDTDALRQTVAALETAKEELSSEREALRKRERHLQEEIERLQREVASEKARLHELSSQLEERGANQEEAQKEVLTCAEETLAKADAALRQREEELRKLGAEHQVLRAELAAVKEGLCSSTERAEKLLEEGQTKDRALADLETNNQHLKAELRGLQEDLAVQEEELAYQQQELRHLRQTCNPHIRHTQSLKDVSPSGFQDSVSRNASLSSPEVLRRLECSEERTRDDRFNPSFLHGSRLSDLTALNNTGLELQVNASLNGRQDQPGLGTISPELGTNSTRSPVSISASDNLSMLDSMDADKVCELEALDLTAPPSSLGSASSLSAPEWASDGYGSNVSSELGVRLKVELEQTERLDAQFLEYLRCRGMNPAANTHTDSAAGSMNHSDEMLSPELQGLLRRVYQESCRVLVLSQRNGPTSSNCLSLDKTVCQSDCKAPPMGWEQEKRLLQGTVISLRELLCRMAQRPESLVDAGWSRSLQAAVTGVFDCERAGLCSELQAFLSAHPEMDSTHLLSQLDTLLQRQGEQQRVVLENLASADRHDLQPQQTQDESSNEVLFRLRAELEESRERLNSSHSTQQELHTVISKLRLCVEECEEAVRREQTRAQQLVQEVEQERTQRHLWEEQQRTELVILRGQLDQERTTSSNLRQEIQIELSRGRLLQSQLDTRLTEAQKDLEEERNRSARELEVLQSQEKSRLEQHLKEAESRLSEAHRKELEAERECSARHLDDITRRQEADVSRDREFISELRSQLQQERKQGEELAIVNDRLRAELLQIQRRGEEEEKKRRQEAQTQHEATSRLRVTLETLQEQKQEASRVLEKERERSGRLRSELNQLKETLRVVKEKERVREEQRERERRKDSQELTERERRHERVSNQLCELELLRQQDQQRLRDLQHTLAELEREEREMAKQRLSNHLQPRNSTSTGLEQTSTASYNRQTTSSSALVERLLRENSDLANRVTELSQERVNLKHNLSSLERQLRHMETENRPSADLHNSKFQRLYERYLRAESFRKSLVYQKRYLLLLLGGFQDCEQATLCLIARMGAQPSPPHAHTRTPLARFRAAVRAIVAISRLKFLTRKWQRVVRRGVTTTVTVNGHGTGPSSRTEVLRQQPLANHNSSPPTRDSSPSLKGVVSPQVQRIKSPFRLHNSVYSNTVLSSERAPSSVPSQDAERSLTDYIHHLENVQQRLGAAQTGSSSLLSYPKESDR, from the exons ATGTCTGGAGGAACGCAGCTTTACGGAAGACGGCAGGCTGCTGGACAACTCTGCCAACTacag TACGCTGCACCAACCCTCTGGGTGGACCCTGAGAACCAAACTTGCCCCTCTCTCCAGCTCCAGTGGCAGGACaacaccctctctgtctcaggaGCGGCCAGCGAGTGTGGCTCAGAGAGACTCAGTGAGTCATCAGAGAGACAGGCGGAGGAGGTGTCAGACCTGGGCAAGGAGCTGCTCATCCAGCAGTGTGGAGACCTCAGGGAGGAGCTGGCtctgagggagaaggagaaggaggtgcTTGTGGAGGAGGTAAAGAGAAGTGCCGAAGAGCTGGAGGATGCCCGAGCTAG gtggtCTCAAGTCTCAGAGGAGCTGCAGGAGGCACACTGGGAGCTTGAGGAGGAGCGGGAAAAGCGAAGAAGAGCGGAGGAGGTGGTCAGTCTGAAGACTCATGAGGAAGACAACCTAAAGAACAAACTCAGTACCTtactggaggagagggagaaagagatggagagactcatcccctcccctctcttggAGGAGGGAGGTACCCTCGTCCCAAGCCTAGATGAAGAGATAAAGCAGCTGAAAGAGGAGaaatctctcctcctctctcgttTAAAAGAGCAGGAAGAGCTGCTCTCCTCTTTCCGGACAGTGAAAAAGAACGACACAGAGAAAGACCTGGAACTCAAGGAGATTGACGACGAGGAGAAGTGTGTTCTCCTCTCCAGGTTGAGGCAGCAGGAGCAGCTGGTGTCATCTCTGCAGGAGGTGAAACAGGCAGGAGACTCTGTCTCCTCTGAAGTCCACGCCCTCTTTGGACGGCAGTTACAGTCACTACAG GCGCATCGTGACCAGCTCCTAAACCTCCTTGAAGACACCAAAGCCAGGCACAAGACCACCACTGCCCTCCTTGGTCAGAAGACGCTGGAATTAGACACTGCTTTGAAAGAGATGGGCAGAGTCCAGAAGGAGGTGAAGACCGCGAGACAGGAAGCGGAAGAgaatgagaggaggatggagaagaTGGCGAGGGAGAAAATGGAGGTAGAGTCTGAGCTCCTGTGCCTTAGACAAAACCTGTGTAATCTGGAAGAGTCACATGCCCAGGGAGTGAGGGAAAGGGAGGAGGGCAGGATGAGAGAGGATGAGATGGACAAAACAATGCGAAAGATGGAGGATCTTATaggggaggagctggaggagttCCAGAGACAACTCATAGCCAAGGAGGAAGAG ATGGAGGAGGAGCGAGAGAAGTGGGAGGTGGAGAGGCAGGAGAAGGATGAGGAGGTGCAGGGGGTAAGACGTCTCTTGGAAGAGCAGCggagggaaagggaggaggAAGTGAAGGCTCTCCTGGAACAGCAGGTGCGGGCTGTGGAGGAGGCCAAAGAGAGTATGAGGAGGTGTCACAGTGAGGAGGTACTGGACCTGCAGGAGAAACACCAGGAGGAGATGTCAGAGCTCAGCAGACGTCTGGAGAGAGAGCTGTATGAGCAGAGAACTGCTAtggaggaggagcagaagaaACAAATCAGCCTCATCAAACAG GTGAATGAGAGAGAGTACCAGAGGATGGTGTCAGAGCTGATGTCACAGCAGAGGGAGGAGCTTAGCCGTTTGAAGGCAGAGCTATCGGGGGAACAGACAGAGAGTATGGAAGCAGCCCACCAAGCAGAACTACTGCAGACACAG AGCCAACAGTCCCTGGAGCTGGAGGCCCTGCGCCTGAGCCTGACCAACCTCCACACGGCCCAGCTGGAGCTCACCCAGGCCAACCTGCAGCGGGAACGGGAGGCCTCTCTAAGCGAGCTACAGGCCTCGCTCAGGGAGAAGTGGGCCCAGGAGAAGGCCGTGCTGCAGGCCCGGCAGCAGTTCGAAGTGGAGAGGCTGACCGTGGAGGGCGAGGAGAGGAGCCGGCGAGAACAGCAGGAGCACCAAAGGAACATGG ATTCTCTAAGGCAGGAATGTGAGAGTCGTGCCTCTCAGGAGAGAGCGGTCTTGGAGGAGAGACATGCTGCAGAAATTGAGACCCTGAGGTCCCAGTGGCAGCAGGAGTCGGAGGAGAAACATTTGGAGCTTAAAACCCGGCTATCAGAGGCCCAGGCATTGGTATCTTCTACCCAGGAAGCCCTTACCCAAGCCGGAGCGGATCTGTCCCATGCCAGGGCTAGCCTGGAGGAGCTCCAGGTCTCCGGCCAGAAGGAGATCCAGAGGCTGGAGGAGGAGCTGAGCCAGGCTTGGGCCGACAGGGATGCTGCCGCCC GTGCTGTGGAGGATCTGGTGACCAGCCACCGGGTGGTGctgcaggagagagaggaacacaTCAGGCATCTACAACAAGAG TTGGGTTGTCTACAGGGGGAGCAGGTGACTCTCAGACAGGCTTGTGACCAGGAGGTCTCTCAGCTCTGGGCTCAGCTAGATAACATGAGGACCAGTCGCCAGGAACTgggag agtTAAAGGAACAGCTGCTGGCTCGTTCGACGCGAGTTAACGACATTGAGCGTCTGAAGGCGGAGTTTAACCAGCAAAGGCGGGAGATCAAGGAGCAGAACGAGGTTGAGCTGGAGAACCTTAGGAG GTACTTTGAGCAGCGTCTGAGAGTTACTGAGGAGAGCTACCGGGAAGAAATAGCCTTGCTGCAGCTGAGACTGGTGGAGGGAGCCCTGGAGGACTCTGTACTACAGACCCAGGATGCTAG tttcTTATctgaagggagaggggaggaggagaggaacaatGTGCTGGCTGAGATCACAGCCAAACTGGAGAAACATAAGGAGGAGTTTGACTGTCTGCGTGTCCAGTTGGAGGAGAGACACACTCAGGAGCTGTCTCGCCTCCGCTCGTCCTTGTCCCTGTCCCACAGGGAGGAGCTGCTACAG GTGCGTTCGGACCTGACTGATCGCTACTACTCAGACCTGCAGGAGCTAAAGACACGACACGCGGTTGAGACGGAGCAGCTGCGGGCCAAGCTGTCAGACAGCCATGTCAGAG AGCTGACCAGGGTGCGTCTGGAGGCTGCCAGGCAGGTGGAG GTTGAGGTGGAGCAGAGGGTGTGGGGTCTCTCTGAGGAGCTGCAGACCAGGATGACCGTGATCCAGAACCTGGAGACACAGCTGGCGGACCTCGCAGACACACACGCTCTGGAgctacactcacacactctaAAG CTGAAGCAGAGCTTTGCCGAGGAGCTGGCTAAgacactagcagaggaactgaaggaggagagggagcgaCTGATGAAGGACATGACCCtgatgagagaggaggaggtgcagAGGCTCAGACAAGACCTCCAAGAGCAGGAAGGTGCACACGTTTCTGCCTTGAGAGCGGAGATGGAGAAAAGgatggaggatgagaggagagcgCTGGAGAAAAGgatggaggatgagaggagagcgCTGGAGAAAAGgatggaggatgagaggagagcgCTGGAGAAAGGAATGGAGGAGGCAAGAGAGGCTCTCAGGAGTCTACAGGCCTCACTTGACAACGACCAGA ACCCCCATGCCGTGGCCGTGAGACAGAAACTGGAGGCCCAGTACGAGGCTGAGCTGACCAGAGCAAAGTCTTCCATGGCTGCTGAGGTCAAAGAGGTGACCGCTCTGCTCCAGGAGCAGGGCGACAACAGGCTTCGCCAAGCCCAGGATAG GTtccaggaggagagggaggagttgGAACAGCGTCTGGCCCAACAGGGGGAGGTTCCTCTGGGGCAACTGAGGGAGGAACACACTGCTTCTATTGAGCTTCTGAGAACCACTCTTATGACCAACCACACGCATGAAATGGAAACCCTCCAAACAAATCACAAAGCAGAACTGGACTCCTTGTTGGCCTGTCACAAGGCCGAGCTTGATGCCATGGCAATGGAGCTCGCAATTAAACACAAGGAGGAGCTTGTAGTTTTAGAAACCAGCCTGGAGTCGAAGCGCAAGGCAGAACTTGATCGTCTGGAAGCTGTCTTACAGGAAACCAGTCAGGCTCAGCTAGAGGCACAGGAGGCGGAGTTAGAACACCGTCatagggaagagagagatgagctgGAGGTGAGAATGCTGGGTAATATGGACACGCTGGAGGCCACATACCTAAGAGAGATACAG GCTCTGCGTGATGAGAAGGCTGCGCTGGAGGTGGAGCACAGACAGGAAATGGAGCGTGAAAGATCAAGGCTTGAGCAGGAGAGGTTGGAGCAGCAGTCCGTTCGGGAGGAGCTGAAGAGGGAGCTGGCTCAGCTGCACATGGAGAAGTTCAGTGCCATGGCAACAGAACTCAGCCATGTCCAGCAG AATGAGCTGTCTGTTCAGAAAGAGGCCTTACAAGCTGAACACCACAGGGCCCTTGAAGCCCTGCAGAACAAG GTCTTGGAGTTGGAGCAGCAGCACAGCAATGCCCTTGCAAAGCTCTCACACACATATGACTCCGAAACGCAGcaactcaacacacagtacCAGCAACAGCTTCAG gaactGAAGAGTACATCTACCAGGGAGCTACAGGCATGTCGCCGGGAGCTTGAAGAGGAGTCGTCACGGCAACGTCTGCACTTCCTGGAAGAGGTGGAGCTTCTGAAGGCCCAAGCAGAGGAGACTTTTCAGCAGAAGACCAGCCAGTTGAAG GCGGAGTTTGAGCAGCAGAAGGAGGCGGAGCTTAAAGAACAGAGGCAGGCGTTCACTACTGAGCAAGAGCACAAGGAACAAAGCTACGTGGACAAGATGAGCCAGCTCACCACGCAGCTTctgcagctggactcagtgGTGTCACAG CTGCGAGACGAAGTGGGCAGTCTACAGGGGGAGTTGGAGGGCAAGAGGTCCGAGATGGAGACCCTGGATACGCTGCTCCAGCGGCGAGAACGAGAGAGTCAGGAGGGAGGTAACCTGGTTCACATGCTCACTGAAGACCTTCACGCTGCCCAGGAGGAGAG GCATTCTCTCCATTCTGCCAATGAGAGGCTGAGGAAGATTCTTGTTGAGGTGGTTTTGAGCACTATGGCGATGGAAGAGCTGATTGGCCGCCGGGTCAAAGCTTCTGTTGGAGTCCGATGTGAGGGTGATAGGCCAGGAGAGGAAACAACCAATCAGGAGACAG GAGTCACTATAGCAGACTTGTCGTCAGGCGACCTGGATCTGTctcagcgtgtgtgtgagagcctTCTGTTGGCCGAGTCACAGACGCACTCTGGGGTAGAGGACGCCGCCCTGGGAGCCTGCAGCAGACTACGCCACTCCGTGGACACGCTCCTGGAGCTGCTCACACACGCTAAGACACAG ttaGAAGAGTCTTGTTCTGTCCACCTGTCTCTGGAGGAGAAGTTTTCCCAGGGCCGCTCAGACTCCTCCCAGATGCTGCTGCAACACCAGCTCCTATTGGACCAACTGGACCAGGAGGCAGGGTTAAAGAGCAAGCTCCAGCTGGAGCTCCACAAGGCTGAGG GGTTGTTGGACGGCTATGTGGCAGAGAAGGCAGCCCTGGAAGAGTGTCTACAGCAGAAAGAGGCTCAGGAAGAGAGACTCGTCGAGGAGCTAGAGGGCCTCCGCGCGCAGCTGCACCAGATGGAGGGCCTCCGCGCGCAGCTAGAGAATCTTAAGGTGCAGCTGCTGGAGCTCAGGGAGGAGAACACTCTCCTCCTCCGGCAGAAGGAACATCTCACTGCTGGATTGGGAGAGACCGAAAAGG gcCTCCTGGCTGAGGCAGAGCGTCTGGCCGAGGAGAGGCTGAGTGTGCAGCTGCAGGCAGATAAGGACCGCAGCTCCCTGTCGCAGCGCCTCAGGGCTCTGGAGACTGAGCTAGAGGAACAGGAGAGCCAGGGCCTCACGGCGGAGCAGCGGCACAGAGCTCTCTCAGAGGACCTCCAGCAGCGCGTCCAGGCCCTCGAGAAACAGCTGAAACACAACAGGCAGTTTATAGAC GAACAGGCAGTGGAGCGGGAGCATGAAAGAGATGAGTTTCAGCAGGAGATCAGACGGCTGGAGGCTCAGCTCAAACAGCCAAGCCGACACCTGACTGGGGACAACCAGGGCCAGAGG ATTGAGGACTTGGTCTTGCAG GTGGAGAGCCTTCAAGCCCTAATCAGGGACAAGACAGAAGACCATGCCTCCCTCCTGGCAACCAATCAGCAGGCCCAGTTCGAAGTTGCAGAGCGCAATGAGGAGATTGACAAGCTGGCTGGGCGAATCAGGGAGTTAGAGCAGGCGTTGCTGTGCAGTTCGGAGAGCAGCAGAGCTGTCACTCAACTGGAGCAGGAACTTGGCAGAGCTCGACAAAGAGAAAAGGAACTCATACAG gaTAAGGAATCgttgcagcagcagcagctgtcTAACCGTCTCCAGATCTCCGCGCTGCAGTCTAAACTGGACGAGACGCGCCACCGCTACCAAGACAACAATAATCCCGATGCCCCCGACCCCGTCCAGCACCTCCGAGACACGCTGGACACGGCACAGGAGCACCTGCGGGACAAGGAGCAACAG GTTTCTTTGTTGGTTGGTCAGTTGGAGGAGACTCAGAGAGACCTGACCATAAAAGAGGCCGAGCTGAAACACCTGACTCTACAGTTGGAGCTCCTGACCAATCAACACGCGACCACCGTCACCGAGCTGAAGGACCGAGTTGCTGCACTTCAG GAGActgtttctaccctcacctatcGCCTTGAGGAGAGAgcaatggaaggagagagggatgaagagaagagagaggagagtctTCCGTCTGCGTTGTTAGAGGAGAAGAACGCTGAAATAGACCACCTGACCCAGGAGATACACAGGCTTGAACAGGAGCTGCAGACAACTAGGGACAGCAGG GAAGCTGAGACGGAAATTGAAGACCTGCGCTCCCAGGTAGAGCATCTGCGCAGTGACATCATCAGGGTGCGTCAGGACaagcaggaagaggaggagcggCTTCACGAGGTCATCAGCACGCTGCAGGCGGAGCTAAACACCCTTGGTCCTGTGTACAATGAGGTCAGCGACCTATCACAAGAAGGCGACAGTGTTAACCCTTCACCTGCTCCCAGCCCCGAACCTGCGCACcacctcgagtacccccaacgagagagaggaggaaagggtgACAGTCTTAAGCAGGAGATGCGTCTCCTCCGCTCCTCCTCTTCTCGTTCTCTCCATTCTCGTGTGGAGGTCCTGCAGGGGCAGCTGGAGATGGTGATGGGAGAGAAGGAGGCGATGGAGAGACTGCTGCTCTCTCAGGAGGAAGAGTACAGAGGACACGAGGAGGAGATTGGGAGGAGGCTGAGGGAGGAGCGGGAGAGGGCAGATGAGGTAAAAAGAGGACTTACTCTGAGACAGGCAGAGCTTGAGGAGGTTGTAGCCCAAAAAGAAGAGTTGGAAGCGAGGAACGCTGCTATGGAAGAGGAGCGGGGGCGCAGCCAGGCTCTTGCCCAGGAGACGAGCTCCCTGCAAAGGGAGAAAGATCGTCTTGAAGTCCTGGTCCGGGAGCTAACATcaagggaagaagagagggagaaagacacagacgcCCTTCGACAGACAGTCGCGGCCCTCGAGACGGCGAAGGAGGAACTTTCTTCAGAGCGTGAGGCCCTGCGGAAAAGGGAGCGACATCTCCAGGAGGAAATAGAACGCCTACAGCGGGAAGTGGCGTCTGAGAAGGCCCGGCTCCATGAACTTAGCAGTCagctggaggagaggggagcCAATCAGGAGGAGGCTCAGAAGGAAGTGCTG ACTTGTGCTGAAGAGACTCTGGCCAAGGCTGACGCTGCCctaagacagagggaggaggagctAAGGAAACTAGGGGCGGAACATCAGGTGCTTAGGGCGGAGTTAGCAGCTGTGAAGGAGGGTCTTTGCTCCAGCACAGAGAGAGCTGAGAAACTACTGGAGGAGGGACAG ACCAAAGACCGGGCCCTGGCTGACCTGGAGACCAATAACCAGCATTTAAAGGCTGAGCTCAGGGGCCTACAGGAAGACCTGGCCGTACAGGAAGAGGAGCTGGCCTATCAGCAACAAGAACTACGGCACCTCAGGCAGACCTGCAACCCGCACATCAGACATACGCAGTCACTCAAGG ATGTCTCTCCCAGTGGATTCCAGGACAGTGTGTCTCGCAATGCTTCCCTGAGTTCCCCCGAGGTTCTCCGTCGACTTGAATGTTCAGAGGAGAGAACTAGGGACGACAGATTCAACCCCTCATTTCTACACGGTTCCAGACTGTCCGACCTCACCGCTTTAAACAACACAGGCCTGGAGCTCCAGGTGAATGCCTCCCTTAATGGAAGGCAAGACCAGCCTGGTCTAGGGACCATCAGCCCAGAGCTGGGCACGAACAGTACCCGCTCCCCTGTCTCTATCTCGGCCTCGGACAATCTATCCATGCTGGATTCAATGGACGCTGACAAG GTTTGTGAACTGGAAGCCCTGGACCTGACtgcccctccctcttctcttgGCTCcgcctcctctctgtctgctccGGAGTGGGCCAGTGACGGATACGGAAGCA ATGTCAGTTCGGAGCTAGGGGTGAGACTCAAGGTAGAGTTGGAGCAGACGGAGAGACTGGACGCTCAGTTCTTAGAGTACCTGCGCTGTCGGGGCATGAACCCtgcagccaacacacacaccgacagcgCCGCCGGCAGTATGAACCACAGTGACGAGATGCTGTCTCCTGAACTACAG GGTCTGTTGCGGAGAGTGTATCAGGAGAGCTGTAGGGTTCTGGTGCTCTCCCAACGTAATGGCCCCACCTCTTCTAACTGCCTCTCGTTGGACAagacagtctgtcagtcagactgTAAAGCTCCACCAATGGGCTGGGAGCAGGAGAAAAGGTTGCTACAGGGAACTGTCATCTCTTTGAGAGAACTGCTCTGTAGGATGGCACAGAGACCG GAAAGCTTAGTGGATGCCGGTTGGAGCCGATCGCTGCAGGCTGCAGTAACAGGTGTGTTTGACTGTGAGAGGGCAGGGCTTTGCTCTGAGCTGCAGGCCTTCCTCTCCGCCCATCCAGAGATGGACTCCACCCACCTACTCAGCCAGCTAGACACTCTGCTGCAGAGACAG GGGGAGCAGCAGCGTGTTGTGTTGGAGAATCTGGCGTCTGCAGACAGACACGACCTGCAGCCCCAGCAAACCCAGGACGAGTCTTCTAATGAGGTGTTATTCAGGCTGAGGGCGGAGCTAGAAGAGAGCCGAGAACGACTAAACTCCTCCCACAGCACCCAGCAAGAACTACACACTGTGATTAGCAAACTCAG ACTGTGTGTAGAGGAGTGTGAAGAGGCTGTAAGGAGGGAGCAGACCAGAGCCCAGCAGCTAGTGCAGGAGGTGGAGCAGGAGAGAACTCAGCGACACCTCTGGGAGGAGCAGCAGAGGACAGAGCTTGTTATTCTAAGGGGTCAGCTAGACCAGGAGAGGACCACCTCCAGTAACCTCCGACAGGAAATCCAAATAGAACTTTCCCGTGGCCGACTCCTCCAATCACAGCTCGACACACGGCTTACCGAAGCCCAGAAAGACCTTGAGGAGGAGCGAAACCGATCTGCCCGGGAACTTGAGGTCCTCCAGTCACAGGAGAAGAGTCGGCTAGAGCAACACCTGAAAGAGGCAGAGTCCCGCTTGTCCGAAGCCCACAGGAAGGAACTGGAGGCGGAGCGAGAGTGCTCTGCCCGGCATCTCGATGACATCACACGCAGACAGGAAGCAGACGTGTCCAGAGACAGGGAGTTCATCTCTGAACTCCGCTCTCAGCTGCAGCAAGAGAGGAAGCAGGGGGAGGAGCTAGCCATTGTGAATGACAGGCTGAGGGCAGAACTTCTGCAAATccaaaggagaggagaggaggaagaaaaaaagaggagacaggaggcaCAAACACAGCATGAGGCTACATCGCGCCTCCGAGTTACCTTGGAGACACTCCAGGAGCAGAAGCAAGAGGCTAGCCGTGTtttagagaaagaaagggagcgCTCTGGACGCCTAAGATCTGAGCTTAACCAGCTGAAGGAGACACTCCGAGTGGtcaaggagaaggagagggtgagggaagagcagagggagagagagcggagGAAGGATAGTCAAGAGCTGACGGAGCGAGAGAGGAGACACGAGAGGGTCAGCAACCAGCTG TGTGAGTTGGAGTTACTGAGGCAGCAGGACCAGCAGCGATTGAGAGACCTCCAACACACTCTGGCtgagttggagagagaggagagagagatggccaAACAGAGATTGTCCAACCATCTCCAGCCCCGGAACAGCACCTCCACTGGGCTGGAACAGACCAGCACAGCCTCATACAACCGCCAG ACGACCTCTTCCTCAGCGCTGGTGGAGAGATTGTTGAGGGAGAACTCGGACCTGGCGAACCGCGTGACCGAGCTGAGTCAGGAGAGAGTTAACCTGAAACACAACCTGTCCAGTCTGGAGCGACAGCTACGACACATGGAGACTGAGAACAGGCCCAGTGCAGACCTCCACAACAGCAAg TTCCAGCGGCTTTATGAGCGCTACCTGCGGGCTGAGAGCTTCAGGAAGTCTCTGGTCTACCAGAAGCGTTACCTCCTGCTGCTGCTGGGGGGCTTCCAGGACTGTGAACAGGCAACCCTCTGTCTCATCGCCCGGATGGGGGCGCAGCCCTCGCCCCCGCATGCCCACACGCGCACCCCCCTCGCGCGCTTCAGAGCTGCCGTGCGAGCCATCGTCGCCATCTCTcg ACTGAAGTTCCTGACCAGGAAGTGGCAGAGGGTCGTCAGGAGAGGAGTGACCACAACTGTCACCGTCAATGGACATGGCACAGGCCCTT CTTCCAGGACTGAGGTTTTGAGGCAGCAGCCACTGGCCAATCACAACTCCTCTCCGCCCACCAGAGACAGCAGCCCCTCACTCAAGGGCGTGGTCTCACCCCAAGTTCAACGAATAAAATCTCCCTTCAGGCTACACAACAG cgTGTATTCCAACACAGTCCTGTCGTCTGAGCGTGCTCCGTCCAGTGTGCCATCCCAGGATGCCGAGCGGTCTCTGACAGACTACATCCATCACCTGGAGAACGTGCAGCAACGGCTAGGAGCTGCACAGACAG GTTCTTCATCTCTGCTTTCCTACCCCAAGGAGTCTGACCGCTGA